The genomic stretch CTAGCAGAAGATTTCTTTAAAGAAGAATCTTTAGAAACTGATTTATCACTAGATTTAAGATTTTTAGAATCACTAATCATTTTTTTAGAACTATCTACTACATTAGAATCATAATTTTTATTATAATTTTTTAAATAACCTAATTTCTTTAAATAAGAAGATGTTACTTCATTAACAATTCCATTAGTCTTTAAACCATTTTCAGCTTGAAATATTTCTACTGCTTTTTTAGTATAAGGACCAAAATCACCATCAATTTTTCCAATGTAAAATCCACCAGAATAAAGGGCTTTTTGAAGTGAAACAACATTTTCACCACTATCACCAAACTTTAACGTATGATCAATAGTTTTCGAATTATTTGAAACTTTATCATCAGAGATAGAAGTTCCATTTTTAGTATTTGGCATTTCTTGAGTAGCTGAAACAGATACTATAGAAAATGCTACACAGATAATAAATACTGCGTAATATATTTTATTTAAATTAATATTTTCCGCCTCCACTATCTAGAAATTTTTCTTATAAAGGTCAATTTCTAGAGAAAGTAATATTGAACAAACTCATATATAAATATTTGGGCATAAAATCTAAAAATAAGAATCTTGAAATCTTTTTAAATGAAAAAAAGGAAATTAAAAAGGTTTCAAATTAATGATCATTGGAATTAAGAGAACTAGCAATATCATAATAAGAAGTATGAATATTCTAACTCATCTAATAAAATAAAAAAATTTAATATAATATTTAGAAGAATTAAAATGGTTTATATAAATATTTAAAGAATCATAATAAATTTAAAATTCAAAAACACTATAAAATATACATAAAACTTAAAAATAAGATAAAATAAAATAAAGAAAAACCTAAAAAATAAAAGATAATCAATATTTAATATATTTAAAAATTTTAATCAATATTATTTATATTTTAAAAGTTAATTTATTATTTATATTTAAAAGTTAATTTAATAATTTTTAAAATTTATTAAACAGTTCTTATTATTATGCAAAAAAGTATTAATTCATTATTAATCGTACAAAGATATATATTATTATTATAAAGTACTAAAAACCCAAAACATTATATACCTTAACATATAATTTAATAATACAAAAAAAATATATAGTTTTATTTTTATTTGATTATAAAAATTATATATATGAAAATAAATTTTATAGATTATTTAAGGAAAATTACAATAATACTACAATAATACTAATTTAATAATATTTTTACACCAATATATAAATTAATATACAAATTTTTATCATTTGTTTATTTAACAATTGTTTTATTTATCATTATTTTAATGATTTAATAGATTGCCTATATGATTTTATTTTTTTTTATTTAATATAGCTATAACTATTTAAAATATTAGTTAATATTTATTTAACTTATTAAAATAGCATACAATATTAATATTTATTTAAATTGAATAATTGTATGAATAATTACATAATAAAGGATTATTATTGTTAATTAACTTAAATAAAAGGAATTATATAAAGATATTATAAATAATTAAATATTTTTATAATTTCGACATTAAAAGGGGGGAGAATATGTCTAAAAATATTCTTATTGTCGAAGATAATAAATATACTGGAATTGATTTGAAAAATAAACTTGAATCTTTAAATTACAAAGTAATAGATATTGTTCCTACAGAAGAAGAAGGAATTAATATTGCTA from Methanobrevibacter arboriphilus JCM 13429 = DSM 1125 encodes the following:
- a CDS encoding peptidoglycan-binding domain-containing protein; the protein is MEAENINLNKIYYAVFIICVAFSIVSVSATQEMPNTKNGTSISDDKVSNNSKTIDHTLKFGDSGENVVSLQKALYSGGFYIGKIDGDFGPYTKKAVEIFQAENGLKTNGIVNEVTSSYLKKLGYLKNYNKNYDSNVVDSSKKMISDSKNLKSSDKSVSKDSSLKKSSASNSVNKSENSNINTEKSKKSNSSDNKSKNLDNSYDESKKSSNSYEPSTDSYKSSKNTTTKNTITITSLPSAGGTGLPYKWTTNTWENYCPLCGKYGGLVINPKGVYEKELTCKYCDADYCGSSGKDKAYGSRATLIRA